Within Bdellovibrio bacteriovorus HD100, the genomic segment AACCAAATTCGAGGGCCGCAATGCCACCGAAATCGTTTTGACCTGGATGCTGTCTCCGCAGGCGTGGGAAGGCAAAAAAATCTTTGAAGTGCGCAACCACCAGGTTCTGCAGGCGATGAATCTTCCGAAAGACCAGCGCTATTTCAACGGTGAAGAGCTTTTTGCCAACGAAAGATTCACCCTGCTTCGTCAGGAACTTCAGGCCAAGCGTGAAACCAAAGAAAAGCTGGATCCGTACTTCCAGGCTTTGCAGCGTTTGGAAAACCAGTTCTTTGTATTTCAGGAAATCGCAGCCGGCCGTATGCTGAAGGTCGCTCCTCCTAAAGAAGGGGACACGTGGCTGGCGGTGGCGGATTTGCCAGAGCATCTTCAGGCGAAATTCCTGGATGTGACCAAAGCCTTTGTGACTTATCTGGGTGTGATCGCGGAAAAAGGGGACTCTTCTGTTTCCGGCAAAGCTCTGGATGAAGCCGTGGCGGCCTTTGAAACGGCGGCGCAGGCGGAAAATCCGGCATTGTACAGCCTGGGTGGTAAAATCACGGCAGAGGTTCACTATAACTCCTTCCATCCGTTCCGTTGGGCGTATGTGTTCTATTTCCTGGCATTCCTTGTGTTGTTGCTGGTGTGGGCTTTGAGCAAAGAGTCCCTGATGACGGCGGCGTGGGTGCTGTTGGGCATTGGTTTTGCGCTGAACACTTATGGATTTGGTTTGCGCATGTACATCATGGACCGTGCGCCGGTATCCAATATGTATGAAACAGTTGTCTGGGTTGCCTGGGGAACTGTGTTGTTTGCGGCGATTTTGGAAATCATTTACAAGTACCGGTTGATTCTGGTGGCCGGGACTTTGGTGGCTGCCTTTGGTCTGGTGATCGCGGACTTTGCGCCGGCAGTTTTGGATCCTTCCTTGCAGCCGCTGGAGCCGGTTTTGCGCAGCAACTACTGGCTGACGATCCACGTGATGACAATCACTATCAGTTATGCGGCCTTCTTCCTGGCGTTCGGGTTGGGTGATTTGGGATTGATCTATTATCTGCGTGGGGAAGAAAAGCACCAGGCGCAGATCAAAGCCATCACCACCAGCATCTATCGCGCTATGCAGATTGGTGTCGCGTTCCTGGCTCCGGGGATCATCCTTGGTGGTATCTGGGCGGATTACTCTTGGGGCCGTTTCTGGGGTTGGGACCCAAAAGAAACTTGGGCTTTGATCGCGCTGCTGGGTTATCTGGCGGTGTTGCATGCGCGCTACGCAGGCATGTTGAAGCATTTCGGAATGGTAGTGACAGCGGTTATCACTTTCTCGTTGGTGATCATGGCGTGGTACGGAGTGAACTTCGTACTTGGCGCGGGGCTCCATTCCTACGGCTTCGGTGCTGGTGGGGTTGAGTATGTGTCTGCTTTCGTGGCAGCGCACATGCTGTTAGTGGTTTATGTGAGTGTGATTAGACAAGGCAGAGGGAAGAAGGCGACGAAAGAGTCTTAAATTTGGTGTGCACACTTTTTGAGCGGACGGGTCCGAGTTTCTCTCTTTTTCAATATGCTTGCAAAAA encodes:
- a CDS encoding cytochrome c biogenesis protein produces the protein MKKIFLIIASLLVTCAAVAKPGDLLKSMPVQDGGRIKPYDSFAKEMLEIVYGKTKFEGRNATEIVLTWMLSPQAWEGKKIFEVRNHQVLQAMNLPKDQRYFNGEELFANERFTLLRQELQAKRETKEKLDPYFQALQRLENQFFVFQEIAAGRMLKVAPPKEGDTWLAVADLPEHLQAKFLDVTKAFVTYLGVIAEKGDSSVSGKALDEAVAAFETAAQAENPALYSLGGKITAEVHYNSFHPFRWAYVFYFLAFLVLLLVWALSKESLMTAAWVLLGIGFALNTYGFGLRMYIMDRAPVSNMYETVVWVAWGTVLFAAILEIIYKYRLILVAGTLVAAFGLVIADFAPAVLDPSLQPLEPVLRSNYWLTIHVMTITISYAAFFLAFGLGDLGLIYYLRGEEKHQAQIKAITTSIYRAMQIGVAFLAPGIILGGIWADYSWGRFWGWDPKETWALIALLGYLAVLHARYAGMLKHFGMVVTAVITFSLVIMAWYGVNFVLGAGLHSYGFGAGGVEYVSAFVAAHMLLVVYVSVIRQGRGKKATKES